One stretch of Phocoena phocoena chromosome 10, mPhoPho1.1, whole genome shotgun sequence DNA includes these proteins:
- the TAP2 gene encoding antigen peptide transporter 2 has translation MRLPDLRPWAFLLLADWALLWLLQGTLGALLPRGLPGLWLEGTLRLGGLWWLLRLGGLLRFVGALLPPLCLGTPLFLSLRALVPGTLSAPPARAASAPWSWLLLGYGAAGLSWGVWAVLSPPGARERERGQENNRALMWRLLKLSRPDLPFLGVAFFFLAVTVLGETLIAYYFGLVIDILGGDFDPDAFVSAIFFMCLFSVASSLSAGCRGSTFTFIMSRINLRVRELLFSSLLCQDLAFFQETKTGELNSRLSSDTKLMSNWLPLNANVLSRSLVKVLGLYGFMLNLSPRLTLLSLLDVPLMTAAEKMYSARHQAVLQEIQDAMAKAGQVVREAVGGLQTVRSFGAEEQEVRRYKEALDRCRQLWWRRDLERALYCLLRRMLHLAMKIILLRRGLQQILAGDLTRGGLVTFLLYQEEVGSHVETLVYMFGDMLSNVGAAEKVFCYLDRKPNLPPTGTLAPPTLQGLMEFQNVSFVYPNRPDQPVLKGLTFTLPPGKMTALVGPSGSGKSTVAALLQNLYQPTEGQVLLDGEPISQYERRYLHQQVVLVGQEPVLFSGSVRDNITYGLKGCSDEKVLAAARAARVEEFIKEMKHGLDTEVGEKGSQLAVGQKQRLAIARALVRDPRVLILDEATSALDVECEQALQDWKARGDRTVLVIAHRLHTVLSADQILVLRQGELQDHEQLMEGQDPYCCLVQQNRRTETPEMLEPSQGHLSDPE, from the exons ATGCGGCTCCCTGACCTGAGACCCTGGGCCTTCCTGCTGCTGGCCGACTGGGCGTTACTCTGGCTGCTGCAGGGGACCCTGGGGGCTCTGCTTCCCCGCGGGCTTCCAGGCCTGTGGCTAGAGGGCACCTTGCGACTGGGAGGGCTTTGGTGGCTTTTGAGGCTGGGAGGGCTGCTGAGGTTTGTGGGAGCACTGCTGCCCCCCCTCTGCCTGGGGACCCCTCTGTTTCTCTCCCTGAGGGCCCTGGTCCCGGGGACCTTGAGTGCTCCCCCAGCCAGGGCGGCTTCAGCCCCTTGGAGCTGGCTGCTGCTGGGTTACGGAGCGGCAGGGCTGAGCTGGGGCGTGTGGGCTGTGCTGAGCCCTCCAGGAGCCCGGGAGAGGGAGCGGGGCCAGGAGAACAACAGAGCCTTGATGTGGAGGTTGCTGAAGCTCTCCAGGCCAGACCTGCCTTTCCTGGGTGTGGCCTTCTTCTTCCTCGCTGTTACCGTGTTGG GTGAGACCTTAATCGCTTACTATTTTGGTCTTGTGATTGACATCCTGGGAGGTGATTTTGATCCTGATGCCTTTGTCAGCGCCAtctttttcatgtgtctcttctcTGTTGCGAG TTCACTGTCTGCAGGCTGCCGAGGAAGCACCTTCACCTTCATCATGTCCAGAATCAACCTGCGGGTCCGGGAGCtgcttttctcctccctcctgtgccAGGACCTTGCTTTCTTCCAGGAGACTAAGACAG GGGAGCTGAATTCCCGGCTGAGCTCGGATACCAAACTGATGAGTAACTGGCTTCCTCTTAATGCCAACGTGCTGTCTCGAAGCCTGGTGAAAGTGCTGGGACTTTACGGCTTCATGCTCAACCTGTCACCTCGACTCACCCTCCTTTCTCTGCTTGATGTGCCTCTAATGACAGCGGCTGAAAAGATGTACAGTGCTCGCCATCAG GCAGTCCTTCAGGAGATCCAGGATGCTATGGCGAAAGCAGGACAGGTGGTACGTGAGGCAGTTGGAGGGCTGCAGACTGTGCGCAGTTTTGGGGCAGAGGAGCAAGAGGTCCGTCGCTATAAGGAGGCTCTTGACCGATGCCGGCAGCTGTGGTGGCGACGAGATCTGGAAAGGGCCCTCTACTGCCTCTTAAGGAGG aTGCTGCACTTAGCAATGAAGATTATATTGCTGAGACGTGGGCTGCAGCAGATCCTGGCTGGGGACCTCACCCGGGGCGGGCTGGTCACCTTTCTGCTCTACCAGGAGGAAGTGGGCTCCCACGTGGAA ACCCTGGTGTACATGTTTGGGGACATGCTGAGCAATGTGGGGGCTGCAGagaaggtgttctgctacctggACCGAAAGCCAAATCTGCCTCCAACTGGGACACTGGCCCCGCCCACTCTGCAGGGCCTGATGGAATTCCAGAACGTCTCCTTTGTGTATCCCAATCGCCCTGACCAGCCTGTGCTCAAG GGTCTGACATTCACCCTGCCTCCTGGGAAGATGACCGCACTGGTGGGGCCCAGTGGATCTGGAAAGAGCACAGTAGCTGCCCTGCTACAGAATCTGTACCAGCCCACTGAGGGGCAGGTGCTGCTGGATGGGGAGCCCATCTCCCAGTATGAGCGCCGCTACCTACACCAAcag GTGGTTTTGGTTGGGCAGGAGCCTGTGCTGTTCTCGGGTTCGGTGAGGGACAACATCACTTATGGGCTGAAGGGCTGCAGCGATGAGAAGGTGCTGGCTGCTGCACGGGCGGCCAGAGTGGAGGAGTTCATAAAGGAAATGAAGCACGGACTTGATacag AGGTGGGGGAGAAAGGGAGCCAGCTGGCTGTGGGACAGAAGCAGCGTCTGGCCATCGCCCGGGCCCTTGTGAGGGACCCCCGGGTCCTCATCCTGGATGAAGCCACCAGTGCCCTGGACGTGGAGTGTGAGCAGGCT CTGCAGGACTGGAAAGCTCGCGGGGACCGAACGGTGCTGGTGATCGCCCACAGGCTGCACACGGTTCTGAGCGCCGACCAGATCCTGGTGCTGAGGCAGGGAGAGCTGCAGGACCACGAGCAGCTCATGGAGGGGCAGGACCCCTACTGCTGCCTGGTGCAGCAGAACAGGAGGACTGAGACCCCAGAGATGCTGGAGCCTTCTCAGGGCCATCTCAGTGACCCAGAGTAA